The following proteins are co-located in the Billgrantia tianxiuensis genome:
- a CDS encoding efflux RND transporter permease subunit — MNFSNFFIKRPIFATVLAIILTVMGVVSMRVLPIEQYPSVVPPTVSVRAQFPGADAETVAQTVAAPLAEAINGVEDMLYMTSTSADNGVMSLDVAFNIGTDGDINTINVNNRVQGALSRLPEAVQAQGVTVELRSSSILMLVALISPQGDYNNVFMQNYATLNILDELRQVPGVGEAEVLGGGEFAMRVWMDPDKLAQYDLTPTEVARAIRAQNTEVPAGSLAATPQRDPRAFTYTITAGGRLNDVEDFRNIFLRTNPDGSALRLDDVARIELGASFYGVEARLNGATMTPIIINQQPGANALETAQAVHDTMAELESRFPPGLEYVVPYDTTLFIGASVDTVTHVFIEAFLIVGVILFIFLQNWRFTVIAMSVVPVSVLATFAGFFLFGFSINLLTLFALVLSIGIVVDDAILVVENVERVLSEDDEITVTQATIRAMREVGGPVIATSLIMAAVFVPVAFLGGFTGQIYQQFALTVAISVAFSALMALTFTPALSAIFIKHKPKGVGQSKLKRALNTPLRLFDRLFAGITAVYMRLVKALVRFWGLALLLTGLVIGGSWWLYQITPSTLVPETDQGIVLASVQLPDSASLARTQRYMDELSSRIEEIPGVQYSTAVAGYDILSSAVNTARGIMFINMEPWEERELTATELVGRIMQLGAEIPGGSAMAFNVPPIMGLSTTGGFTGYLQSFGGASPQELFQASVQVMQAANQHPALQQVFTTFNVNVPGYRAAIDQQKALSYGVALEDLNATLSNTFGNGFVNFFSYQNRNFQVYLQNEDAFRKTPDDVSNVYVRGGDGERIPLSEFVTLERQAKPAVVSRFGVYLGAQFQGGPAPGYSSGQAIAAMEEIVEETLGGGWGMGWTGTAYQESQLGNTATLAIVFGILMVFLILAAQYESWSLPLAVLTATPFAFLGGIGGIVLRGLDTSVYVEIGMLVVVGLAAKNAILIVEFAELQRKEQGKSIREAAITAAELRFRPIVMTSLAFIFGTLPLALASGASDVSSHHIGTTVAVGMASVAVLGSLFVPSFYAVIAHVSDWLRYQLRGRGYQETAAERS; from the coding sequence ATGAATTTCTCCAACTTCTTCATCAAGCGCCCGATCTTCGCCACGGTACTGGCGATCATCCTCACCGTGATGGGGGTGGTGAGCATGCGGGTGCTGCCCATCGAGCAGTATCCCAGCGTGGTGCCGCCCACGGTGTCGGTGCGGGCCCAGTTCCCCGGCGCCGATGCCGAAACCGTGGCGCAAACGGTGGCCGCGCCGCTGGCCGAAGCGATCAACGGCGTCGAGGACATGCTCTACATGACCTCGACCAGCGCTGACAACGGCGTGATGAGCCTCGACGTGGCGTTCAACATCGGCACTGACGGCGACATCAATACCATCAACGTCAACAACCGGGTGCAGGGGGCGTTGTCGCGCCTGCCCGAGGCGGTCCAGGCCCAGGGCGTGACCGTGGAACTGCGCTCCAGCTCGATCCTGATGCTGGTGGCGCTGATTTCGCCGCAAGGCGACTACAACAACGTCTTCATGCAGAACTACGCCACGCTGAACATTCTCGATGAGCTACGCCAGGTACCCGGCGTGGGCGAGGCGGAAGTGCTCGGCGGCGGCGAGTTTGCCATGCGCGTATGGATGGACCCCGACAAGCTGGCCCAGTACGACCTGACTCCTACCGAGGTGGCGCGGGCCATTCGTGCCCAGAACACCGAGGTGCCGGCAGGCAGCCTGGCCGCCACGCCCCAGCGCGATCCGCGGGCGTTCACTTATACCATCACCGCCGGCGGGCGCCTCAATGACGTCGAAGACTTCCGCAACATCTTCCTGCGCACCAACCCGGACGGTTCGGCGCTGCGCCTCGACGACGTGGCGCGCATCGAGCTGGGCGCCTCCTTCTACGGCGTGGAGGCGCGGCTGAACGGTGCCACCATGACGCCGATCATCATCAACCAGCAGCCCGGCGCCAATGCGCTGGAGACGGCCCAGGCGGTTCACGACACCATGGCCGAGCTGGAGTCGCGCTTCCCGCCGGGGCTCGAGTACGTGGTGCCCTACGACACCACGCTGTTCATCGGCGCCTCGGTGGATACCGTGACCCATGTTTTTATTGAGGCCTTCCTCATCGTCGGCGTGATCCTGTTCATCTTCCTGCAGAACTGGCGCTTCACGGTAATCGCGATGTCGGTGGTGCCGGTGTCGGTACTGGCCACCTTTGCCGGGTTCTTCCTGTTCGGCTTCTCGATCAACCTGCTGACGCTATTCGCTCTGGTGCTCTCCATCGGCATCGTGGTCGACGACGCCATCCTGGTGGTGGAGAACGTCGAACGCGTGCTCAGCGAGGACGACGAGATCACTGTGACCCAGGCCACCATCCGCGCCATGCGGGAGGTGGGCGGCCCGGTCATCGCCACCTCGCTGATCATGGCGGCGGTGTTCGTGCCGGTGGCTTTCCTGGGCGGCTTCACCGGGCAGATCTACCAGCAGTTCGCCCTCACGGTGGCGATCTCGGTGGCCTTCTCGGCGTTGATGGCGCTGACCTTCACCCCGGCGCTGTCGGCGATCTTCATCAAGCACAAGCCGAAGGGAGTGGGGCAATCCAAGCTGAAGCGGGCGCTCAACACGCCGCTACGGCTGTTCGACCGGCTGTTTGCCGGCATCACCGCCGTGTACATGCGGCTGGTCAAGGCGCTGGTGCGCTTCTGGGGGCTGGCGCTGCTGCTCACCGGGCTGGTCATCGGCGGCTCCTGGTGGCTCTACCAGATCACGCCCTCGACGCTGGTGCCCGAGACCGACCAGGGCATCGTGCTGGCCAGCGTCCAGTTGCCCGATTCCGCCTCCCTGGCGCGCACCCAACGCTACATGGACGAGCTGAGTTCGCGCATCGAGGAGATCCCCGGGGTGCAGTACTCCACCGCGGTGGCTGGCTACGACATCCTCTCCAGCGCGGTCAATACCGCACGCGGGATCATGTTCATCAACATGGAGCCCTGGGAGGAGCGCGAACTGACCGCCACCGAGCTGGTGGGACGGATCATGCAACTGGGCGCGGAGATACCCGGCGGCTCGGCGATGGCGTTCAACGTGCCGCCGATCATGGGGCTCTCGACCACCGGCGGCTTCACCGGCTATCTGCAGTCCTTCGGTGGCGCCTCGCCCCAGGAGCTGTTCCAGGCCTCGGTGCAGGTGATGCAGGCCGCCAACCAGCATCCCGCCCTGCAGCAGGTGTTCACCACCTTCAACGTCAACGTGCCGGGATATCGAGCAGCGATCGACCAGCAGAAGGCATTGAGCTACGGCGTGGCGCTGGAGGACCTGAACGCGACCCTGTCGAATACCTTCGGCAACGGCTTCGTCAACTTCTTCAGCTACCAGAACCGCAACTTCCAGGTCTACCTGCAAAACGAGGATGCCTTCCGCAAGACGCCGGACGACGTCAGCAATGTCTACGTGCGCGGTGGCGACGGCGAGCGGATACCGCTTTCGGAGTTCGTCACCTTGGAGCGTCAGGCCAAGCCGGCGGTGGTGTCGCGCTTCGGCGTCTACCTGGGGGCACAGTTCCAGGGCGGCCCCGCGCCGGGCTATAGCTCCGGCCAGGCGATCGCCGCCATGGAGGAGATCGTCGAAGAGACCTTGGGCGGCGGCTGGGGAATGGGCTGGACCGGTACCGCCTACCAGGAGAGTCAGCTCGGCAATACCGCCACGCTGGCCATCGTGTTCGGCATCCTGATGGTGTTCCTGATCCTGGCGGCGCAGTACGAGAGCTGGTCGCTGCCGTTGGCGGTGCTCACGGCGACGCCCTTCGCTTTCCTTGGCGGCATCGGCGGCATCGTGCTGCGCGGGCTCGATACCAGCGTCTACGTGGAGATCGGCATGCTGGTGGTGGTAGGGCTGGCGGCCAAGAACGCCATCCTGATCGTCGAGTTCGCCGAGCTGCAGCGCAAGGAGCAGGGCAAGTCGATCCGCGAGGCGGCCATCACCGCGGCGGAGCTGCGCTTCCGGCCGATCGTGATGACTTCTCTGGCGTTCATCTTCGGCACCCTGCCGCTGGCGCTGGCCAGTGGGGCAAGCGATGTCAGCAGCCACCACATCGGTACCACCGTGGCGGTGGGCATGGCCTCGGTGGCGGTACTCGGCAGCTTGTTCGTGCCAAGCTTCTATGCTGTGATCGCCCATGTCTCCGACTGGCTGCGCTACCAGCTGCGCGGACGCGGATACCAAGAGACCGCGGCTGAGCGCTCCTGA
- a CDS encoding TetR family transcriptional regulator codes for MARRTKAEAAATREALLDAAEAVFLERGVARTSLEQIARHAGMTRGAVYWHFKNKADLFRAMLQRVRMPFQELVEEIGDPGLAQQPLEAIRLACLSGFERLEQPRYRRVHAILIHHCETFAEIDPLAMQNEIAEEACGALLDYFECAARLGHLRDDVPPEIAARLFQAMLGGLFHDWLRNYETFSLHERGAQLIETQLQLLRSSS; via the coding sequence ATGGCCCGACGTACCAAGGCGGAAGCCGCTGCCACGCGCGAAGCCCTGCTCGATGCCGCCGAAGCGGTCTTTCTCGAGCGCGGTGTCGCCCGCACCTCGCTGGAGCAGATAGCCCGCCATGCCGGCATGACCCGCGGTGCCGTTTACTGGCACTTCAAGAACAAGGCCGATCTGTTTCGGGCCATGCTGCAACGCGTACGCATGCCTTTCCAGGAACTCGTCGAGGAGATCGGCGACCCGGGGCTCGCCCAGCAGCCGCTGGAAGCCATCCGGCTGGCCTGCCTGAGCGGTTTCGAACGGCTGGAGCAGCCCCGCTACCGGCGAGTGCACGCCATCCTGATTCACCACTGCGAGACGTTCGCCGAGATCGATCCGCTGGCCATGCAGAACGAGATAGCCGAGGAAGCGTGCGGCGCCCTGCTCGATTACTTCGAGTGTGCTGCCCGGCTCGGCCATTTGCGCGACGATGTGCCTCCGGAAATCGCCGCGCGTCTGTTCCAGGCCATGCTCGGCGGCCTGTTCCACGACTGGCTGCGCAACTATGAGACCTTCAGCCTGCACGAGCGAGGCGCGCAGCTCATCGAAACGCAGCTGCAGTTGCTGCGCTCTTCCTCCTAG
- a CDS encoding lipid A deacylase LpxR family protein: protein MYRGIGGFLCALTLALGWLVTTPAMAGPGVLTLQIDNDGMVSSDDDNYTSGVALMWTRATREQNWTQRVAGGLPRGWLDRIDALSYHLSYRMYTPVEVERRDLIEDDRPYAGLVLGGLSLYGRQPLSDAWQREEALQFDIGVVGPATSADRVQREVHRFTRSQRPRGWSHQLGNEPILNASYRRHWWHRQSLGRLELQHGPELSASLGNLLVQAGTGYGLRLGQGLDNAMGWPSLGVERGGYRQVPVSSGIGWHLFASLHGRYVAHNLLLDGNTVRDSHSVERRELVGDAVLGVALSWEQWEVSLAHVWRSKEFEEQQNSTAHGALSLSYRF, encoded by the coding sequence ATGTACCGAGGCATTGGCGGTTTTCTCTGCGCGCTGACGCTGGCGCTGGGATGGCTGGTGACGACACCGGCCATGGCGGGGCCAGGGGTGCTGACTCTGCAGATAGACAACGATGGCATGGTCAGCAGCGACGACGACAACTACACCTCCGGCGTGGCGCTCATGTGGACGCGGGCGACGCGCGAACAGAACTGGACGCAGCGCGTTGCTGGCGGGCTCCCGCGGGGCTGGCTCGACCGCATCGATGCGTTGAGCTATCACCTGAGCTATCGCATGTATACACCGGTGGAGGTGGAGCGGCGCGATCTCATCGAAGACGATCGGCCCTACGCCGGCCTGGTGTTGGGTGGCTTGAGCCTGTATGGCCGGCAGCCATTGAGCGATGCCTGGCAGCGCGAGGAGGCGCTGCAGTTCGATATCGGTGTGGTCGGCCCCGCCACCTCCGCCGACCGCGTTCAGCGTGAAGTGCATCGTTTTACCAGGAGTCAGCGTCCCCGCGGCTGGTCGCACCAGTTGGGCAACGAACCCATTCTCAATGCTTCCTACCGGCGCCACTGGTGGCATCGCCAGTCGTTGGGCAGGCTGGAGCTGCAACATGGCCCGGAGCTGTCGGCTTCACTCGGCAATTTGCTGGTGCAGGCCGGAACGGGCTACGGCCTGCGTCTTGGCCAGGGGCTGGACAACGCCATGGGGTGGCCCTCGCTCGGTGTGGAGCGGGGCGGCTATCGGCAGGTGCCGGTGTCGTCGGGCATCGGCTGGCATCTCTTCGCTTCCCTGCACGGGCGCTATGTGGCGCATAATCTGCTGCTCGACGGCAATACCGTACGTGACAGCCACTCGGTCGAGCGTCGCGAACTGGTCGGCGACGCCGTGCTGGGCGTGGCGCTGAGCTGGGAGCAATGGGAGGTGAGCCTGGCGCACGTGTGGCGCAGCAAGGAGTTCGAGGAGCAGCAGAACAGCACCGCTCACGGCGCACTCTCACTGAGCTATCGGTTCTGA
- a CDS encoding TraR/DksA family transcriptional regulator, producing the protein MEQRQELLETLRDELIERVDRYKVHKMRLENPLDRDMEEQAIELENEDVIDALEDEAEEELRQVMHALERIEEGEGELCERCGEPIDARRLEVIPYATLCLDCAESEGEP; encoded by the coding sequence ATGGAACAGCGTCAGGAGCTGCTCGAAACTCTGCGCGATGAGCTGATCGAGCGCGTGGACCGCTACAAGGTGCACAAGATGCGCCTCGAAAACCCTCTCGATCGGGACATGGAAGAGCAAGCCATCGAACTCGAGAATGAAGATGTGATCGATGCCCTGGAGGACGAGGCGGAAGAGGAGCTGCGTCAGGTCATGCATGCGCTCGAGCGTATCGAGGAGGGTGAAGGCGAGCTGTGTGAGCGCTGTGGCGAGCCGATCGATGCCCGTCGCCTCGAGGTAATTCCCTACGCCACGCTTTGTCTCGACTGCGCCGAATCGGAGGGCGAGCCCTAG
- the gltA gene encoding citrate synthase encodes MADRKATLTVDGLDKTIELPVYSGTLGPDVVDVRGLGADGLFTYDPGFMATSSCQSAITYIDGAKGVLLHRGYPIDQLAKESNFVEVCYTLLFGELPTDEQYADFESRVRNHTMVHDQINNFFKGFRRDAHPMSILCGVVGGLAAFYHDHMDITQEEDRVISAIRLIAKMPTLAAMSYKYNVGQPFNYPRNDLSYAENFLYMMFSNPCEEYKVNPVYAKAMDRIFMLHADHEQNASTSTVRLAGSTGANPFACISAGIAALWGPAHGGANEAVLKMLDEIGDDSEENIQRFIDKAKDKDDPFKLMGFGHRVYRNFDPRAKVMKETCDEVLAELGIDDPQLKIAKRLEQIALEDEYFVERKLYPNVDFYSGIILKAMGIPTNMFTVIFAVSRTIGWISHWHEMLSSDYKIGRPRQLYTGHPQRDYPAK; translated from the coding sequence ATGGCTGACAGGAAAGCGACACTGACGGTAGACGGCCTGGACAAGACCATTGAGCTGCCCGTCTACTCAGGCACCCTGGGCCCTGACGTGGTCGATGTCCGCGGTCTCGGCGCCGACGGCCTGTTCACCTACGACCCCGGCTTCATGGCAACCTCCTCTTGCCAGTCGGCCATCACCTACATCGATGGCGCCAAGGGCGTACTGCTGCACCGCGGCTACCCGATCGACCAGTTGGCCAAGGAGTCCAACTTCGTCGAGGTGTGCTATACCCTGCTGTTCGGCGAGCTACCCACCGACGAGCAATACGCCGACTTCGAGTCGCGGGTCCGCAACCACACCATGGTGCATGACCAGATCAACAACTTCTTCAAGGGCTTCCGTCGCGACGCCCACCCGATGTCGATCCTGTGTGGCGTGGTTGGCGGCCTGGCGGCCTTCTACCACGACCACATGGATATCACCCAGGAAGAGGACCGCGTGATCAGCGCCATCCGCCTGATCGCCAAGATGCCGACCCTTGCGGCCATGTCCTACAAGTACAACGTCGGCCAGCCGTTCAACTACCCGCGCAACGACCTGAGCTATGCAGAGAACTTCCTCTACATGATGTTCAGCAATCCGTGCGAGGAGTACAAGGTCAACCCGGTCTACGCCAAGGCCATGGATCGCATCTTCATGCTCCACGCCGACCACGAGCAGAACGCCTCCACCTCCACGGTGCGCCTGGCCGGCTCCACCGGCGCCAACCCCTTCGCCTGCATCAGCGCCGGCATCGCCGCACTGTGGGGCCCGGCTCACGGCGGTGCCAACGAAGCGGTACTGAAGATGCTCGACGAGATCGGCGACGATTCCGAAGAGAACATCCAGCGCTTCATCGACAAGGCCAAGGACAAGGACGACCCGTTCAAGCTGATGGGCTTCGGCCACCGCGTGTATCGCAATTTCGATCCGCGCGCCAAGGTAATGAAGGAGACCTGCGACGAGGTGCTGGCCGAGCTCGGCATCGACGACCCACAGCTCAAGATCGCCAAGCGCCTGGAACAGATCGCCCTGGAGGACGAGTACTTCGTGGAGCGCAAGCTCTACCCCAACGTCGACTTCTATTCCGGCATCATTCTCAAGGCCATGGGCATCCCGACCAACATGTTCACGGTGATCTTCGCCGTGTCGCGCACCATCGGCTGGATCTCCCACTGGCACGAGATGCTCTCCAGCGATTACAAGATCGGCCGTCCGCGCCAGCTCTACACTGGCCATCCGCAACGCGACTATCCTGCCAAGTAA
- the dusA gene encoding tRNA dihydrouridine(20/20a) synthase DusA: MSNTTGNDPLARARRFSVAPMMDWTTRDQRAFARTLTRQALLYTEMVTTGAILHGSPRERFLGYDEVEHPIALQLGGSDPGELAECAAIAEEWGYDEVNLNVGCPSDRVQNNMIGACLMGHPDKVAAAVRAMREAVKIPVTVKCRIGIDDQDEDADLERFIAQVADAGCEVFIVHARKAWLQGLSPKENRDIPPLNYPRVHRLKASRPELHIGINGGIKTLDECRKQLSHVDSVMVGREAYQNPWLLAGVDQALYGEPGPAVSRHAAARAFRPYIARRLEEGAKLNHVTRHLLGLFQGQPGGRRFRRHLSENGHLDGACLRVYDDALSLVPESCARQVETA; the protein is encoded by the coding sequence ATGAGCAACACGACTGGAAACGACCCGCTGGCACGGGCGCGCCGGTTTTCGGTGGCCCCCATGATGGACTGGACGACGAGGGACCAAAGAGCCTTCGCCCGCACCCTCACCCGCCAGGCACTGCTCTACACCGAGATGGTGACGACGGGCGCCATCCTGCATGGCAGCCCTCGCGAGCGCTTCCTCGGTTATGACGAGGTGGAGCATCCCATTGCACTGCAGCTGGGCGGTAGCGATCCAGGCGAGCTGGCGGAGTGCGCGGCGATTGCCGAGGAATGGGGCTATGACGAGGTGAACCTCAACGTCGGCTGTCCCAGCGACCGGGTGCAGAACAACATGATCGGCGCCTGTCTGATGGGCCACCCGGATAAGGTGGCAGCAGCGGTACGCGCCATGCGCGAGGCGGTAAAGATCCCGGTCACGGTGAAGTGCCGCATCGGTATCGACGATCAGGACGAAGATGCCGATTTGGAGCGCTTCATCGCCCAGGTGGCGGATGCCGGCTGCGAGGTGTTCATCGTGCATGCGCGCAAGGCGTGGCTGCAAGGGCTCTCGCCGAAGGAGAATCGCGACATCCCGCCGCTCAACTATCCCCGCGTGCACCGGCTGAAGGCCAGCCGCCCGGAGCTGCACATCGGCATCAACGGCGGCATCAAGACGCTCGACGAATGCCGCAAGCAGCTGAGTCACGTGGACAGCGTGATGGTCGGTCGCGAGGCCTACCAGAACCCCTGGCTGCTCGCCGGGGTGGACCAGGCGCTCTACGGCGAGCCCGGGCCCGCCGTGAGCCGCCACGCCGCCGCCCGCGCCTTCCGCCCCTACATCGCCCGCCGGCTCGAAGAAGGCGCCAAGCTCAACCACGTGACCCGCCACCTGCTGGGCCTGTTCCAGGGCCAGCCGGGCGGGCGTCGCTTCCGCCGCCACCTCTCCGAGAACGGCCATCTCGACGGCGCCTGCCTGCGGGTATACGACGATGCCCTGAGCCTGGTGCCGGAGAGCTGCGCGCGCCAGGTCGAAACCGCCTGA
- a CDS encoding fructosamine kinase family protein produces the protein MEQALETLLKTRGLSPRGTLRALGGGDIAAVYWLETSGGPVVVKRDNAERLSGEADGLRALRKAITVLIVPEVLALGDGWLVMEALQSSSRSTGSAVALGQGLRQLHLHTASEHGWPRDNACGRTPQPNAPFADGRVFQRERRLLPLARACHERGLLDYRLRGRIEAVAGALESWLPDAPASLLHGDLWSGNVLHTPQGPAVIDPAVYRHFPEVDLAMLTLFGAPGEAFFEAYWDGDAPLDWPRREALFQLYPLLNHLLLFGGGYRDAVERAVGRVEQE, from the coding sequence ATGGAACAGGCGCTTGAAACACTACTGAAGACGCGCGGGCTTTCGCCCCGGGGAACGCTGCGTGCGCTCGGAGGCGGCGACATTGCCGCCGTCTACTGGTTGGAAACCTCCGGCGGACCGGTGGTGGTCAAGCGCGACAACGCCGAGCGGCTCAGCGGCGAGGCGGATGGCCTGCGGGCGCTGCGCAAGGCCATCACTGTCCTGATCGTGCCCGAGGTACTGGCACTGGGCGACGGCTGGTTGGTCATGGAGGCGCTGCAATCCAGCTCGCGCTCGACGGGCTCCGCCGTGGCGCTGGGCCAGGGGTTGCGTCAGTTGCATTTGCACACCGCGAGCGAGCACGGATGGCCGCGGGACAACGCTTGTGGCCGTACCCCGCAGCCCAATGCGCCGTTCGCCGATGGCCGCGTCTTCCAGCGTGAGCGTCGCCTGCTGCCGCTGGCTCGAGCCTGTCATGAGCGCGGCCTGCTGGACTACCGGCTGCGTGGGCGTATCGAAGCCGTGGCGGGCGCCCTGGAGAGCTGGCTGCCCGATGCGCCGGCGAGCCTGCTGCACGGCGACCTGTGGTCGGGCAATGTGCTGCATACGCCTCAGGGGCCGGCGGTCATCGACCCTGCGGTGTATCGCCATTTCCCCGAGGTGGATCTCGCCATGTTGACGCTGTTCGGCGCGCCCGGCGAGGCTTTTTTCGAGGCCTACTGGGATGGCGACGCACCGCTCGACTGGCCACGACGAGAGGCGCTGTTCCAGCTCTATCCTCTGCTCAACCACCTGCTGTTGTTCGGTGGCGGCTATCGGGATGCAGTCGAACGGGCCGTGGGACGAGTCGAGCAGGAGTAA
- the sdhC gene encoding succinate dehydrogenase, cytochrome b556 subunit — translation MNSKRPVNLDLTTIQFPLPALTSIAHRITGVILFVGLIFAFWALDKSLSSPEGFAAVRDALANNILAKLIAWGLLSALAFHFVAGIKHLLMDVGYGVTLEGGVKKAQATVVISAVLIILAGVWVW, via the coding sequence GTGAATAGCAAACGACCCGTCAACCTCGACCTCACCACGATACAGTTTCCGCTACCCGCCCTGACGTCGATCGCCCACCGCATCACCGGCGTGATTCTGTTCGTCGGTCTCATCTTCGCCTTCTGGGCGCTCGACAAGTCGCTGTCATCTCCCGAAGGCTTTGCGGCCGTCAGGGATGCTCTGGCCAACAACATCCTGGCGAAGTTGATCGCCTGGGGGCTGTTGTCGGCACTGGCGTTCCATTTCGTGGCCGGCATCAAGCATCTGCTGATGGACGTCGGTTACGGCGTGACCCTGGAAGGTGGCGTCAAAAAGGCACAGGCCACCGTGGTCATCAGTGCCGTCCTGATCATTCTGGCGGGAGTCTGGGTATGGTAA
- a CDS encoding helix-turn-helix domain-containing protein, translated as MDSLGQRIKHLRLQANLNKAALARKVGVSDVTISYWESGAIKQIGHERLVALADALGCTLGQLLEGDTQTTSAPLYLRGNSPAPWQTPNSNRLSLSGEILAGLDWQGECYLVTPAPGEEFAFLESGDLAAFGPTETCDQPGHYLIEGSGGLYIGQLRHGSRGELLYCNGSDSEASLVPLEATEKVVGRLLARWRKDGV; from the coding sequence ATGGATTCATTGGGCCAGAGAATCAAACACTTACGGTTGCAGGCAAACCTTAACAAGGCTGCACTGGCAAGGAAGGTAGGCGTTTCCGATGTCACTATCTCGTACTGGGAGTCGGGAGCGATCAAGCAGATCGGTCATGAAAGGCTGGTAGCACTGGCGGATGCCCTAGGCTGTACGCTGGGTCAACTACTCGAAGGTGACACACAAACAACGTCGGCTCCGCTGTATCTGCGTGGCAACTCCCCGGCACCCTGGCAGACCCCCAATTCCAACCGACTCAGCCTCTCAGGCGAGATACTGGCAGGCCTCGATTGGCAGGGTGAGTGCTATCTCGTCACGCCCGCGCCGGGAGAGGAATTCGCTTTTCTGGAAAGTGGGGATCTGGCTGCGTTCGGTCCGACGGAAACCTGCGATCAGCCTGGGCACTACCTGATCGAGGGTTCAGGGGGGCTCTATATCGGCCAACTCCGGCACGGTAGCCGCGGCGAGCTATTGTACTGCAATGGAAGCGATTCCGAGGCCTCGCTGGTTCCGCTGGAAGCAACCGAGAAGGTCGTAGGCAGGCTGCTGGCTCGTTGGCGCAAGGACGGCGTCTGA
- a CDS encoding efflux RND transporter periplasmic adaptor subunit — MKRISRLGRAALMGLAAGLLLAACGQEENAQAQQQQAAPQRQPHPVEVVAIQRQDIALEKSYPSLLRSDDEVTLVARITGTLEERHFEPGEQIERGQRLFSIEPDVYQAAVNQHEANLQSAQAELSRAQRDAERFERLLSQNSVSQQQVDQARAELGVARAAVAQAEAALASSRIDLEYAEVTAPVSGVIGLSQINVGNLVSPGTVLATITPLDPLEVRFQLPQRDALELRQQLSEQGDESIRAILNVPGGSGAAARTLEGRLDFLGSRVDERTSTIQASATFANPDAQVLPGQFARVSLDGLKRFDVLAVPEIAITQGLMGPQVFVLDEENVARARTVELGEVAGPWQIIRDGLEPGEQVVVGDPAGIEPGTPIDPQPFDGDAEELVEAVEQAEAEAEQEAAEAMQEQQAAEAMPGEEAAEGGEDDA, encoded by the coding sequence ATGAAAAGAATATCTCGACTTGGCCGGGCCGCCCTGATGGGTCTGGCCGCCGGCCTGTTGCTGGCCGCTTGTGGCCAGGAGGAGAATGCGCAGGCGCAACAGCAGCAGGCGGCCCCGCAGCGTCAACCGCATCCCGTCGAAGTCGTGGCCATCCAGCGCCAGGACATCGCGCTGGAGAAGTCCTATCCCTCGCTGTTGCGTAGCGACGATGAAGTCACCCTCGTGGCCCGTATCACCGGCACGCTCGAGGAGCGCCATTTCGAACCCGGCGAGCAGATCGAAAGAGGGCAGCGGCTTTTCTCCATCGAGCCGGATGTCTATCAGGCGGCGGTGAATCAGCACGAGGCCAACCTGCAGAGCGCCCAGGCCGAGCTTTCCCGCGCCCAGCGCGATGCCGAGCGCTTCGAGCGCCTGCTGAGTCAGAACTCGGTGAGCCAGCAGCAGGTCGACCAGGCCCGTGCCGAGCTGGGGGTGGCGCGTGCCGCGGTGGCCCAGGCTGAGGCCGCGCTGGCCAGTTCCCGTATCGACCTGGAGTATGCCGAGGTCACCGCGCCGGTGTCGGGCGTGATCGGGCTATCGCAGATCAACGTCGGCAACCTGGTGAGCCCCGGTACCGTCCTGGCTACCATCACGCCGCTCGATCCGCTGGAAGTTCGCTTCCAACTGCCCCAGCGCGACGCCCTCGAGCTGCGTCAGCAGCTCAGCGAGCAAGGTGACGAGTCGATTCGCGCCATCCTCAACGTGCCGGGTGGCAGCGGCGCGGCTGCCAGAACCCTGGAAGGGCGGCTCGATTTCCTCGGTTCGCGGGTCGACGAGCGCACCAGCACGATCCAGGCCAGCGCCACCTTCGCCAACCCCGACGCGCAGGTACTGCCTGGCCAGTTTGCCCGGGTCAGCCTCGATGGGCTCAAGCGCTTCGACGTGCTGGCGGTGCCCGAGATCGCCATTACCCAGGGCCTGATGGGGCCGCAGGTGTTCGTCCTCGACGAGGAGAATGTGGCCCGGGCCCGAACCGTGGAGCTGGGCGAAGTGGCAGGACCGTGGCAGATCATTCGCGATGGCCTGGAACCTGGCGAGCAGGTGGTAGTCGGCGACCCGGCCGGCATCGAGCCTGGCACGCCGATCGACCCGCAGCCCTTTGACGGCGACGCGGAAGAGCTGGTGGAAGCGGTGGAGCAGGCCGAAGCCGAGGCCGAGCAGGAAGCTGCCGAGGCCATGCAGGAGCAGCAGGCCGCCGAGGCCATGCCGGGGGAGGAAGCCGCTGAGGGCGGCGAGGACGACGCATGA